Proteins encoded within one genomic window of Balaenoptera ricei isolate mBalRic1 chromosome 10, mBalRic1.hap2, whole genome shotgun sequence:
- the LOC132372679 gene encoding small ribosomal subunit protein uS10, which yields MAFKDTGKTPVEPEVAIHRIRITLTSRNVKSLEKVCADLIRGAKEKNLKVKGPVRMPTKTLRITTRKTPCGEGSKTWDRFQMRIHKRLIDLHSPSEIVKQITSISIEPGVEVEVTIADA from the coding sequence ATGGCTTTTAAGGACACCGGAAAGACTCCCGTGGAGCCCGAGGTGGCGATCCACCGGATTAGGATCACTCTCACCAGTCGCAACGTGAAGTCGCTGGAGAAGGTGTGTGCCGACCTGATCAGAGGCGCGAAGGAGAAGAATCTCAAGGTGAAGGGGCCGGTGCGGATGCCCACCAAGACCCTGAGAATAACGACGAGGAAAACGCCCTGCGGGGAAGGTTCTAAGACTTGGGACCGTTTCCAGATGAGGATCCACAAGCGCCTCATCGACCTGCACAGCCCTTCCGAGATCGTCAAGCAGATCACTTCCATCAGCATTGAGCCGGGAGTCGAGGTGGAAGTCACCATCGCAGATGCTTGA